The nucleotide window TCTTTTGCAATTCCGCCGTTGGTTTCTGAGGCTAATTCTCAGGGAAAACACGAAACGATCAATTCTGTTTTCAGACACGGATTTGTCATCAACCTTGGGATTGGGATTTTGCTGATGATCTTATTATTGGCCGGACTTCCATTGATCAAACATATGGATCAGCCGACTGAGATCATTCCAGATACGATCAGCTTTTTGAGTATTATGGCATTTACAATGATCCCATTTATGATGTTCCAGACTTTGAGAGAAGTTTCGGAAGGTTTGTCATTTACGATTGGTGTAACGAAAGCCACAATTATTGCGAATGTCATTAATATCGCTCTGAATTATGTCTTCATCAAAGGCCTTTTTGGATTCCCCGAAATGGGCGTTCAAGGTTCGGCTTTGGCAACGTTGATCGCGAGAATCTTTATGGTGGTTTTCTTATATTTTGTCTTGGTAAAAGAACCGAAAACAAGAAGATACATCAAAGAATTCTCTTTAAAAATAACAGAATTCAGCAAAGAAATGTTCAACAAAATGTTCAAGCTTGGATTGCCAACGGCTTTGCAAATGTTCTTTGAAGTGACCGCTTTTGCAGCAGCCGCTTTCATTTGTGGATTGGTAAGTTCACAGGATATTGCGTCGCATCAGATCGCTTTGTCGATGGCTTCATTCACGTTTAATCTTTGTATCGGTTTCAGTGTCGCTTCTACCGTTATGATTGGGAACAAAATGGGCGTGAGAGATTTTGAAGGTTTAAGAAAAATCGGCATTAATAATTTCAAATTGACATTAATCTATATGGGATTTTGTGGCATTATGTTCATCGTTTTCCGAAACGTTCTGCCTCAGTTTTTCACCAAAGAAAGTGATGTTCTCGTCATTGAATTAGCTTCAAAACTGATGATCATTGCTGCGCTTTTCCAATTGTCTGACGGAATCCAAGTGACGGCTTTGGGTTGTCTAAGAGGAATTCAGGATGTGAAAATCCCGAGTGTGATTACGTTTTTGGCTTATTGGGTTTTCACGATTCCGGTTGGATATTTCCTTTGTGTAACGATGAAAATGGGTGCATTTGGGATGTGGATCGCTTTGGGAATTGGTTTGACGATCTCTGCGATTCTTTTAGTCATAAGGTTTTTGAGGCTGAGCAAGAGGAAAGCTTTGGCTGTTATCAACTAATATTTTATCGCAAAGGCGCATTTTTTTATATTGATAACGTTAAAAGTCGCTAAGCTGCAATCTGTGAAAGTCTTCGACTCCGATTAGATTGACATTGGAACAAACTTTTGGCGACAAAGTGATATAAGGAAACCAAATCTGCAGCCCGACTTGAACGGAAATCCTTTTTTGCGTGGACTAAAGTTCTATTTAGACTGAAACCGTCTGCAAAAAAGATTGGGAGTGGAAGGCGGAAATAGCTGCCCAAATTTTATCAATTATATAATTTGTGACTTTGTTCTGAAAACATATTTTAAATTTTTAAATTTGCAACACAAAATTCTGAAATGAATATCATACAACATATACAATCAAAAATATCCGAGATCATCCCGAAACTTTATGACGTGGAAGGCGTGAATCTCGATGTTCAAAAAAATAAAACCGAGTTCGAAGGTGATTTTACCATCGTCATTTTTCCATTAGTAAAACTGGCTAAGAAAAGTCCAGACGCGATTGGAAACGAACTTGGAGAAGCTATCAAAAACGAGATCGATTTTATCGAAAGCTTCAACATCGTGAAAGGTTTCTTGAACCTTAAATTGAAAGACGTGGTTTTTGCGGATCAATTGTCTGAACTTCAGGATGATTTTGAAAACGTAACACCGAAAAATGCAACGGTGATGGTGGAATATTCTTCACCAAACACCAACAAACCTTTGCACCTTGGGCACGTTAGAAATAATCTTTTAGGGTTCTCGGTTGCTGAGATCTTGAAAGCCGACGGTTACAATGTCATCAAATCTCAGATCATCAATGACCGTGGAATTCACATCTGCAAATCGATGTTGGCTTGGGAGAAATTTGGAAACGGTGAAACACCTGAATCTACCGGTTTGAAAGGCGATCATTTGGTTGGAAAATATTATGTCGCTTTTGATAAAGAGTTTAAAAAGCAATTACAAGAACAAGTCGAAATAGAATTTATTAATTTTTTAAATAAAGCTATTGAAACCCAAATATTAGGTCTAGTAAATATTAATAACGAACCAATACTTAAGATAATTAATGATGGATATGAAAAAGCTCTAAGGAATTTTATAAAGGAAACACTTAAAATTGATTGGGACTATATCAATAGAAAAGTATTTTATTTAAGTGACTTTATTTTAGATAAAAATGATGTAATTGATTCTCAAATAATTCTTAAAAGAAAAGAATTCGTCACCCTATTGGAGAAAAACAAAGGAAGTATTTTAAACTTAAGTAACTTCAATGAAAACAATGAGAATGAGTTGTTAATAGTGACTATTCTTAATAAAGAAATAAAATCAATAAAGAAAGAACTTGAAGGGAATAAAGATGTAGTAACAAAAGTTGCCATTTTAAAAGAAGCTCAGGAAATGCTTTTGAAATGGGAGAATAATGACCCGGAAGTTCGAAAACTTTGGGCGATGATGAATGAGTGGGTCTATGCTGGTTTCAATGAAACATATTCCCGATTGGGCGTTAATTTTGATCAAGTTCAATACGAGAGCAATACTTATATTCTTGGGAAAGATCTGATTCAAAAAGGACTTGACAGCGGGATTCTTTACAAGAAAGAAGACGGTTCTGTTTGGTGTGACTTGACAGATGAAGGTTTGGATCAGAAACTGCTTTTGCGTTCTGACGGGACTTCGGTTTATATGACTCAGGATCTTGGAACTGCGGTTGAGCGTTTCAAGGAAAATGACATTCAGAAATTGATCTATACGGTTGGAAATGAGCAGGATTACCACTTCCAGGTTCTATTCAAAATCTTGAAAAAACTGGGTTATGAATGGGCAGATCAGCTTTACCATTTATCTTATGGAATGGTAGAATTACCGGAAGGAAAAATGAAATCCCGAGAAGGAACCGTGGTTGACGCGGACGAATTGGTTGAAGAAATGATTTCTACTGCGAAAGAAAAATCTGAGGAACTTGGCAAGTTGGAAACGCTTTCTAACGAAGACAAAGTCAAATCTTACGAAACGGTTGGATTGGGTGCTTTGAAATATTTCATTTTGAAAGTGGATCCGAAAAAGAAAATGCTCTTTAATCCTGCGGAAAGTATTGATTTCAATGGTAATACAGGACCATTCATTCAATATACTTATGCGAGAATCCAGTCGCTTTTGGCCAAGGCTGAATATGCTGGACAAGGAAATTTTGGTGCTTATGTTCCGAATGAAAGTGAGAAAGAAGTAATTATGCTTTTGGCTGAATTCAAAGAAGTTATTGCGCGATCTGCGGAAACTTTAAGCCCAGCTTTAGTAGCGAATTACGTTTATGAATTGGTGAAATCTTACAACTCTTTCTACCAAAATAATCCAATTGTAAAACAGGAAGATCTGGATGCGAAACAATTCCGTCTACAGGTTTCTGATCTGGTTGCGAAGACTATCAAAAAAGCTTTATCTATGTTGGGAATCAATGTGGTGAATAGAATGTAAAATTCAATTCGAATAATAATTTAAAACTCTGCTTTTCGGCAGAGTTTTTTTTTAGGCTTATTCACCGCTCCCATATTTACCCAAAATATGTTCGGTAAGCGGTTTCAAATCGCTACCATTTTCAGGGTTTTCTCCATTGCCTGTAAAAAACTCTACTTCATTTTGATATTTTGAATACCATATATTTCTAATTGACGTAATTGTATCAGGTTTTGTTATTTTTTTGAAATTAGCAACCTTTTTAGCATCAATTGCAACCAGATTATTGTTCGGCTTATTACAGTATTCGGGTATATATTCTTTCCCATTCCAATACATACATTGCCTGGAATCAAATAATGTCGCTGGATTTCCATTTTCTTCTGGCATTTTTTCATTTGCCTTGTACATCTTATTTCCAACAAACAAACCTCCACAAAGAATTACTCCGATGATTCCTAGATTACTTTGCTTAGTAAGGAAATCGTGAAGATTAAAAACAGGACTATTAAAAAGTGTAAAACTAAAATTAGTCCCTTTAAAAGATTGTTCATCACCATCAATACTGAATTTCAATGTAGTAGAATC belongs to Chryseobacterium sp. KACC 21268 and includes:
- a CDS encoding MATE family efflux transporter, with product MKFLDKQYTQQGLKLALPVMLTQVGQVSVNLFDNIIVGKLLGAQALASVSLGNALFFSIFVLALGFSFAIPPLVSEANSQGKHETINSVFRHGFVINLGIGILLMILLLAGLPLIKHMDQPTEIIPDTISFLSIMAFTMIPFMMFQTLREVSEGLSFTIGVTKATIIANVINIALNYVFIKGLFGFPEMGVQGSALATLIARIFMVVFLYFVLVKEPKTRRYIKEFSLKITEFSKEMFNKMFKLGLPTALQMFFEVTAFAAAAFICGLVSSQDIASHQIALSMASFTFNLCIGFSVASTVMIGNKMGVRDFEGLRKIGINNFKLTLIYMGFCGIMFIVFRNVLPQFFTKESDVLVIELASKLMIIAALFQLSDGIQVTALGCLRGIQDVKIPSVITFLAYWVFTIPVGYFLCVTMKMGAFGMWIALGIGLTISAILLVIRFLRLSKRKALAVIN
- the argS gene encoding arginine--tRNA ligase; this encodes MNIIQHIQSKISEIIPKLYDVEGVNLDVQKNKTEFEGDFTIVIFPLVKLAKKSPDAIGNELGEAIKNEIDFIESFNIVKGFLNLKLKDVVFADQLSELQDDFENVTPKNATVMVEYSSPNTNKPLHLGHVRNNLLGFSVAEILKADGYNVIKSQIINDRGIHICKSMLAWEKFGNGETPESTGLKGDHLVGKYYVAFDKEFKKQLQEQVEIEFINFLNKAIETQILGLVNINNEPILKIINDGYEKALRNFIKETLKIDWDYINRKVFYLSDFILDKNDVIDSQIILKRKEFVTLLEKNKGSILNLSNFNENNENELLIVTILNKEIKSIKKELEGNKDVVTKVAILKEAQEMLLKWENNDPEVRKLWAMMNEWVYAGFNETYSRLGVNFDQVQYESNTYILGKDLIQKGLDSGILYKKEDGSVWCDLTDEGLDQKLLLRSDGTSVYMTQDLGTAVERFKENDIQKLIYTVGNEQDYHFQVLFKILKKLGYEWADQLYHLSYGMVELPEGKMKSREGTVVDADELVEEMISTAKEKSEELGKLETLSNEDKVKSYETVGLGALKYFILKVDPKKKMLFNPAESIDFNGNTGPFIQYTYARIQSLLAKAEYAGQGNFGAYVPNESEKEVIMLLAEFKEVIARSAETLSPALVANYVYELVKSYNSFYQNNPIVKQEDLDAKQFRLQVSDLVAKTIKKALSMLGINVVNRM